The following are encoded together in the Mycosarcoma maydis chromosome 4, whole genome shotgun sequence genome:
- a CDS encoding guanine nucleotide-binding protein subunit alpha-1, producing the protein MGCGASKVDKEGQARNDAIDAQLKKDRLAQKNEIKMLLLGAGESGKSTILKQMKLINHGSYSAEERESYKEIIFSNTVQSMRVLLDAMERLDIPLADGTNAPRAEIILGLSPSIESSVLPRQVADAIHGLWADAGVQACFARSREYQLNDSAKYYFDSIQRMAEPSYLPTDQDVLRSRVKTTGITETHFKIGELNYKLFDVGGQRSERKKWIHCFENVTAIIFLVAISEYDQLLYEDENVNRMQEALTLFDSICNSRWFVKTSIILFLNKIDLFKQKLPISPMADYFSDYTGGADYNSACEYIVNRFVSLNQSDAKTIYTHFTCATDTSQIKFVMSAVNDIIIQVNLRDCGLL; encoded by the coding sequence ATGGGTTGCGGTGCTTCCAAGGTCGACAAGGAGGGGCAGGCGCGCAACGATGCCATTGATGCACAGCTGAAAAAAGACCGTCTCGCGCAGAAGAacgagatcaagatgcttcttctcggtGCCGGTGAATCAGGCAAATCCACCATCCTCAAACAGATGAAACTCATCAACCATGGCTCCTACTCGGCAGAAGAGCGCGAGTCGTACAAGGAGATCATCTTTTCCAACACAGTCCAGTCGAtgcgcgtcttgctcgatgccATGGAGCGTCTCGACATCCCTCTCGCCGACGGCACAAACGCACCACGCGCCGAGATCATCCTCGGTCTTTCGCCCAGCATTGAATCCTCGGTGCTTCCGAGACAAGTCGCCGACGCCATTCATGGCCTCTGGGCCGACGCAGGTGTCCAGGCGTGTTTCGCGCGAAGTCGCGAGTACCAGCTCAACGATTCGGCCAAGTACTACTTTGATTCGATCCAACGCATGGCGGAACCGAGCTACCTGCCCACCGACCAAGATGTATTGCGCTCGCGTGTAAAGACGACCGGTATCACGGAGACGCACTTTAAGATTGGCGAGCTCAACTACAAACTCTTTGACGTCGGAGGCCAGCGTTCCGAGCGCAAAAAGTGGATCCACTGCTTTGAAAACGTCACCGCCATTATCTTTCTGGTCGCCATCTCGGAATACGATCAGCTTCTGTACGAGGATGAGAATGTGAACCGTATGCAGGAGGCGTTGACGTTGTTCGACAGCATCTGCAACTCGCGCTGGTTCGTCaagacttcgatcatcctGTTCCTTAACAAGATCGACCTGTTCAAGCAAAAGCTGCCCATCTCTCCTATGGCCGACTACTTTAGCGACTATACGGGCGGAGCGGATTACAATTCAGCGTGCGAGTACATTGTCAATCGCTTTGTCAGCTTGAACCAGAGCGATGCCAAGACGATCTATACGCACTTTACCTGTGCCACCGACACAAGCCAGATCAAGTTTGTCATGTCGGCAGTCAACGATATCATTATTCAGGTCAACCTGCGCGATTGCGGTTTGCTCTAG
- a CDS encoding putative lysine--tRNA ligase, whose product MSSTDAPNQPGVEAVNLVKDELTGEMISKSELKRRLKLREKEAKKAAKAAEAPAQPTTAAVKSAAAAEEELNPNQYYERRFRTISALRESKNPDPYPHKFHVSISLSEFISKYEGKLEAGQHLDQEEVSIAGRLHNMRSSGQKLRFYDLHGEGVKVQVTAQLQDHTDGDFFAIHELLRRGDVVGVTGVPGKTKKGELSIFPSSIKLLSPSLKMLPKASQGDKGGFTDTEQRHRKRYLDLIMNNHVRDIFVKRAKIINYVRRFLDNLGFLEVETPMMNQIAGGATAKPFVTYHNDLKLDLFMRIAPELFLKELVVGGLDRVYEIGRVFRNESIDQTHNPEFSICEFYMAYADMYDLMDITESMISGLVKAVTGSYKIKYHPDGKDVEGGREYEIDFSTPWKRFDMIKELEAAMNVRFPPADQLHTEETRKWLSDLAAKHNVDCSEPRTSSRLIDKMTGEFIETQCINPSFIVGHPQVMSPLAKRHRDIPGLCERFEVFVATKEICNAYTELNDPWVQRANFEEQSRQKDQGDDEAQGIDHVFIDALEHGLPPTGGWGLGIDRLVMFLTDSNSIKEVLAFPANKPLPTDNKPAPIPDTLPHPNS is encoded by the coding sequence ATGTCTTCCACGGATGCCCCCAACCAGCCTGGCGTCGAGGCTGTCAACCTGGTCAAGGATGAGCTCACGGGCGAGATGATCTCCAAGTCGGAGCTCAAGCGTCGACTCAAGCTGCGCGAAAAGGAGGCCAAGAAAGCGGCCAAGGCGGCAGAAGCTCCTGCGCAGCCTACTACTGCGGCGGTCAAatcggcggcggctgctgaAGAAGAGCTCAACCCGAACCAGTACTACGAGCGTCGATTCCGCACCATCAGCGCTCTGCGCGAGTCCAAGAATCCGGATCCGTACCCGCACAAATTCcacgtctcgatctcgctctccGAGTTCATCTCCAAGTACGagggcaagctcgaggcagGGCAGCACCTGGACCAGGAAGAGGTGAGCATTGCGGGTCGTCTGCACAACATGCGCTCCTCCGGCCAGAAACTTCGCTTCTACGACCTGCACGGCGAAGGCGTCAAGGTGCAAGTGACAGCTCAGCTGCAGGACCATACGGACGGCGACTTTTTCGCGATCCACGAGCTGCTCCGTCGTGGCGATGTGGTGGGTGTTACGGGCGTGCCTGGAAAGACAAAGAAGGGCGAGCTCTCGATCtttccgagctcgatcaagctgctctcgccgAGTCTCAAGATGCTGCCCAAAGCATCTCAAGGCGACAAGGGCGGATTCACCGACACCGAGCAGCGACACCGTAAGCGATACTTGGATCTCATCATGAACAATCACGTGCGCGATATCTTTGTGAAGCGCGCCAAGATCATCAACTACGTACGACGATTCCTGGACAACCTCGGATTCCTCGAGGTGGAGACGCCGATGATGAACCAGATCGCAGGTGGCGCGACAGCCAAGCCGTTTGTGACGTACCATAACGATCTGAAGCTGGATCTGTTCATGCGGATCGCGCCGGAGCTCTTCCTCAAGGAGCTTGTCGTCGGCGGTCTAGACCGCGTTTACGAGATCGGACGTGTCTTCCGAAACGAGTCGATCGACCAGACGCACAATCCGGAATTCTCGATCTGCGAATTCTACATGGCGTACGCCGACATGTACGACTTGATGGACATTACCGAGAGCATGATCTCGGGTTTGGTCAAGGCGGTGACGGGATCGTACAAGATCAAGTACCATCCGGATGGAAAGGACGTCGAGGGGGGACGCGAGTATGAGATCGACTTTTCGACGCCCTGGAAGCGATTCGACATGATCAAGGAATTGGAAGCTGCGATGAACGTGAGATTCCCTCCGGCGGATCAGCTGCATACCGAAGAGACACGCAAGTGGCTTTCGGATCTAGCGGCTAAGCACAATGTGGACTGTTCGGAGCCACGCACGTCTTCGCGGCTGATCGACAAGATGACGGGCGAATTCATCGAGACGCAGTGCATCAATCCGAGCTTTATCGTTGGACATCCGCAGGTCATGTCGCCGCTCGCCAAGCGACATCGCGATATCCCGGGGCTCTGTGAACGATTCGAGGTGTTTGTTGCTACAAAGGAGATCTGCAATGCCTATACCGAGCTCAACGATCCTTGGGTACAGCGCGCGAATTTCGAGGAACAGAGCCGTCAGAAGGACCAgggcgatgacgaggcaCAGGGCATCGATCATGTCTTTATCGACGCCCTCGAACACGGCCTGCCTCCAACCGGTGGCTGGggcctcggcatcgacagACTCGTCATGTTCCTCACCGACTCCAACTCGATCAAGGAGGTCCTCGCTTTCCCTGCCAACAAGCCACTCCCTACAGACAACAAGCCTGCCCCCATCCCTGACACTCTCCCCCACCCGAACTCCTAA
- a CDS encoding uncharacterized protein (related to carboxylic acid transport protein JEN1), with protein MLDPTHGLFKFPSKEERRIARNGAPLNPIKLAMTLTPMQGAMFFSGWFAWMIDAWDFFAVSLSVTALSVQFQRPTHDITTAITLTLLFRSVGAAVFGILSDRYGRRYPLVANLLLIAAFSLGTGFVQTYPQFLVLRSIFGCLMGGIWSQATAVALENMPVAPRGLFSGILQQGYAVGYLLAASVNLSWVQRTNNWRILFFLSSGLSALAALVRLVLPESELFLRQKAQRDANGAVGESKAKLFMAELKEMLKTHWLRCVYGVLLMTGFNFLSHSSQDLYPTMLQKSKLLTEGQASRATIISNCGAISGGMVAGYLSQYLGRRMTIIVFVLITGALIPAWILPNSFSALAAGAFFLQFGVQGAWGVVPIYLSEISPPAFRATYGGLAYQLGNAASSASSQIEAVGGDNLKDRNPKWYAGAPAGVDEFIPAYARVSAILLGSVCAYLLVVVTFGWEFRGAEFESELPAALHCSTEQDSSQLEKQPIHFTQDADDEHSLEPVHERHDKASIDKSKL; from the coding sequence ATGCTGGACCCAACCCACGGTCTGTTCAAATTCCCCTCGAAAGAGGAGCGAAGGATCGCCCGAAATGGCGCTCCGCTCAACccgatcaagctcgccatGACGCTCACTCCGATGCAGGGTGCCATGTTCTTTTCCGGTTGGTTCGCCTGGATGATAGACGCCTGGGACTTTTTCgctgtctcgctctcggtcACGGCGCTTTCAGTTCAGTTTCAAAGGCCCACCCACGAcatcaccaccgccatcaCCCTCACCCTCCTCTTCCGTTCAGTCGGCGCTGCCGTGTTCGGTATTCTTTCTGATCGATACGGTCGTAGGTATCCCTTGGTCGCCAACTTGCTCCTCATCGCTGCCTTTTCGCTCGGAACGGGCTTTGTTCAGACCTACCCACAGTTCCTTGTGCTTCGTTCCATCTTTGGCTGCCTCATGGGCGGCATTTGGTCGCAGGCAACCGCGGTGGCGCTCGAGAACATGCCCGTCGCACCACGAGGCCTCTTCTCGGGCATTCTGCAGCAAGGCTACGCGGTCGGTTACCTTCTTGCCGCCTCGGTGAATTTGTCTTGGGTGCAGAGGACGAACAACTGGCGCATCCTCTTTTTCCTCAGCTCTGGCCTCTCGGCTCTCGCCGCTCTCGTCCGTCTGGTGCTGCCCGAGTCGGAGCTCTTTCTTCGTCAAAAGGCGCAGCGAGATGCTAATGGTGCCGTGGGCGAGAGCAAAGCCAAGTTGTTCATGGCTGAACTAAAGGagatgctcaagacgcACTGGCTGCGATGCGTCTACGGTGTCCTGCTCATGACTGGCTTCAACTTTCTCTCGCACTCGAGTCAGGATCTGTATCCTACCATGCTGCAAAagtccaagctgctcacTGAAGGACAGGCGTCGCGCGCCACGATTATTTCCAACTGCGGAGCGATCAGCGGTGGTATGGTAGCAGGCTACCTGTCGCAGTATCTTGGACGTAGGATGACGATTATCGTATTTGTGCTTATCACGGGAGCCTTGATTCCGGCGTGGATCTTGCCGAACAGCTTTAGTGCACTTGCGGCGGGCGCATTCTTTTTGCAGTTTGGTGTGCAGGGCGCGTGGGGTGTAGTGCCTATCTACCTCTCCGAGATCTCGCCGCCTGCGTTCCGGGCTACGTATGGTGGTCTGGCGTATCAGCTGGGTAATGCGgcttcgtcggcgtcgtcgcagatcgaggcggTGGGAGGAGACAACCTCAAGGACCGCAATCCAAAGTGGTACGCAGGGGCGCCCGCTGGTGTTGACGAGTTCATCCCGGCGTACGCACGCGTCTCGGCGATCCTGCTTGGGTCCGTGTGCGCCTACCTGCTGGTGGTAGTCACTTTTGGCTGGGAGTTCCGAGGCGCTGAATTCGAATCTGAACTGCCAGCCGCGCTTCACTGTTCCACGGAACAAGACTCGTCTCAGCTGGAAAAACAGCCAATCCATTTCACGCAAGacgcagacgacgagcacagCCTGGAACCCGTGCACGAGCGTCATGACAAGGCATCGATCGACAAATCCAAGCTTTGA
- a CDS encoding putative sphingosine-1-phosphate lyase: MAARTPAREAAAAKMAMPSSLLKRAALTASDETLLVSALKMLATFDNAKNTVFALVVYRYSTRLLRHVRAYGISESLYQLYCLVSAQVFALILKTPAAKRKVKRELDTAMAEVEAKIVPRPSHLGIHHQLPQLGKETEWIKTELAKLQIMEAGVDAKLVEADWENRDGQMVWKGGKVSGAVYHGGDDLSDLLADTIKQFLVSNPLHPDVFPGVRKMEAEVVSMVLKMYNAPAGAVGATSSGGTESILLSCLAMREWARATKGIKEPELIVSVSAHAAFDKAGQYFGIKVHHIPVDTVTRKVQVARVARAINSNTIGLVGSAPNFPDGIIDDIPNLAKLAKRHKILLHVDCCLGSFLVPFLEKAGFESEPFDFRIDGVTSISCDTHKYGFGPKGLSTILYRSADLRRFQYYVKTDWPGGVYATPTLSGSRPGSLIAGTWAAMMKIGESGYTQSCRDIVGAAKEISTRIEREIPELRVLGRPLVSVVAFASAAPNSVSIYDVGDHMSSKGWHMNGLGGDTPAIHIAVTRLTIPVLDQLITDLKAAVKHARSSFTGQKGSMATLYGLGSGVSATAIVGQLASRFVDTLYLV; encoded by the coding sequence ATGGCTGCTCGAACCCCCGCgcgagaagcagcagctgccaagatgGCCATGCCCTCGTCCTTACTGAAGCGAGCGGCGCTTACCGCATCCGACGAAacgctgctcgtctcggctcTCAAGATGCTCGCCACTTTTGACAACGCCAAGAACACCGTAtttgcgctcgtcgtctaCCGCTACTCAACACGTCTGCTGCGACATGTTCGCGCGTACGGTATCTCGGAAAGTCTCTACCAGCTTTATTGTCTGGTTTCGGCGCAAGTGTTTGCACTGATCCTCAAGACGCCCGCGGCAAAACGCAAGGTGAAGCGCGAACTCGACACGGCCATGGCCGAAGTGGAAGCCAAGATTGTACCGCGTCCGTCGCACCTCGGGATCCACCACCAGCTGCCGCAGCTTGGAAAAGAGACCGAATGGATCAAgaccgagctcgccaaactACAGATCATGGAGGCCGGTGTGGACGCCAAACTGGTCGAGGCGGATTGGGAGAATCGCGACGGTCAGATGGTGTGGAAGGGCGGTAAAGTATCTGGCGCCGTATATCACGGCGGTGATGATCTGAGCGATCTATTGGCGGATACGATCAAGCAGTTCCTGGTAAGCAATCCTTTGCATCCGGACGTGTTCCCTGGAGTGAGGAAGATGGAGGCCGAGGTCGTGAGTATGGTGCTCAAGATGTACAATGCGCCCGCAGGTGCGGTGGGCGCCACGTCGAGCGGCGGCACAGAGTCGATCCTGCTTTCGTGTCTGGCCATGCGAGAGTGGGCGCGAGCGACCAAGGGCATCAAAGAGCCCGAGCTGATCGTCAGCGTTTCCGCCCACGCTGCGTTTGACAAGGCCGGCCAGTACTTTGGCATCAAGGTGCACCACATTCCCGTCGACACAGTGACGCGAAAAGTACAGGTGGCACGCGTAGCCAGGGCGATCAACTCGAACACAATCGGCCTCGTCGGTTCGGCGCCCAACTTCCCCGAtggcatcatcgacgacatccccaacctcgccaagctAGCCAAGCGCCACAAGATCCTGTTGCACGTCGACTGCTGTCTGGGCTCGTTCCTGGTACCGTTCTTGGAAAAAGCCGGCTTTGAATCCGAGCCGTTTGATTTCCGCATCGATGGCGTCACATCCATCAGCTGCGATACGCACAAGTACGGTTTTGGTCCGAAAGGCCTCTCGACGATTCTCTACCGTTCGGCGGATCTACGACGGTTCCAGTACTACGTCAAGACCGACTGGCCGGGCGGAGTGTACGCTACACCCACCCTATCCGGTAGTCGACCAGGCTCGCTCATCGCCGGCACTTGGGCGGCCATGATGAAGATCGGTGAGTCTGGCTACACCCAGTCTTGCCGTGACATTGTGGGAGCAGCTAAAGAGATCTCGACGCGCATCGAACGCGAGATCCCGGAACTCCGAGTGCTCGGTCGGCCGCTCGTCTCGGTCGTCGCTTTCGCCAGCGCAGCCCCGAACTCGGTATCCATCTATGATGTAGGCGACCACATGTCGAGCAAAGGCTGGCACATGAACGGTCTCGGTGGTGACACCCCGGCAATCCACATAGCCGTGACAAGACTCACAATCCCGGtcctcgaccagctcatcACGGACCTCAAAGCCGCCGTCAAACACGCGCGCTCCTCGTTCACCGGCCAGAAAGGCAGCATGGCCACGCTGTACGGCTTAGGCAGCGGCGTCAGCGCAACCGCCATCGTAGGCCAGTTGGCATCTAGGTTCGTCGACACGCTGTACCTCGTCTAG